A stretch of the Pseudomonas sp. ACM7 genome encodes the following:
- the sppA gene encoding signal peptide peptidase SppA, which yields MTDEWKAPAKASAESGDEKSWKLLEKTLLAGVQEQRRSRRWGIFFKLLTFVYLFGALILFTPLMDMEKAATRSGTYTALIDVTGMIADKEPASADNIVGSLRAAFEDEKVKGVILRINSPGGSPVQSGYVYDEIRRLRGLHPDTKVYAVISDLGASGAYYIASAADQIYADKASLVGSIGVTAAGYGFVGTMEKLGVERRTYTSGEHKSFLDPFQPQKPEETQFWQGVLDTTHQQFISSVKKGRGDRLKDKEHPELFSGLVWSGEQALPLGLIDGLGNASSVARDVIGEKELVDFTVQESPFDRFSKKLGASVAEHLAMWMGFQGPSLR from the coding sequence ATGACCGACGAATGGAAAGCGCCCGCCAAGGCGAGCGCAGAGAGCGGTGACGAGAAAAGCTGGAAGCTGCTGGAAAAGACCCTGCTAGCTGGCGTGCAGGAGCAGCGCAGGTCCCGTCGCTGGGGGATTTTCTTCAAGCTGCTGACCTTTGTGTACCTGTTTGGCGCGTTGATCCTGTTCACGCCGTTGATGGACATGGAAAAAGCCGCCACTCGCAGTGGCACCTACACCGCGCTGATCGACGTGACCGGCATGATCGCCGACAAGGAGCCTGCCAGCGCTGATAACATCGTCGGCAGCCTGCGTGCAGCGTTCGAGGACGAGAAGGTCAAAGGTGTCATCCTGCGAATCAACAGTCCGGGCGGCAGTCCGGTGCAGTCGGGCTACGTCTATGACGAGATCCGCCGTTTGCGCGGCCTGCATCCGGATACCAAGGTTTACGCGGTAATCTCGGATTTGGGCGCTTCCGGTGCTTATTACATCGCAAGCGCGGCAGATCAGATCTACGCCGACAAGGCGAGCCTGGTAGGTTCCATTGGTGTGACGGCGGCCGGTTATGGCTTTGTCGGGACGATGGAGAAGCTGGGTGTCGAGCGTCGCACTTACACCTCCGGCGAGCACAAATCGTTCCTCGATCCGTTCCAGCCGCAGAAGCCTGAAGAAACTCAGTTCTGGCAGGGTGTGCTCGATACCACTCATCAGCAATTCATCAGCAGCGTCAAGAAAGGTCGTGGCGACCGCCTCAAGGACAAGGAGCATCCAGAGTTGTTCTCCGGGTTGGTCTGGTCGGGCGAGCAGGCACTGCCGCTGGGGTTGATCGATGGCCTGGGCAATGCCAGTTCGGTGGCCCGTGATGTCATTGGCGAGAAAGAGCTGGTGGACTTCACTGTTCAGGAATCGCCGTTCGATCGCTTCTCGAAAAAACTCGGTGCCAGCGTGGCTGAGCATCTGGCGATGTGGATGGGCTTCCAGGGGCCTTCGTTGCGCTGA